The genomic DNA gtaacttgagtgtccaccggcacacaaaatgtgaaataaacccatccagtcctttgtttgtggtctgcgtaagtgctccgtttcaaattttcacAAGTTTGTGAGTCACAAGCTAAATCGGGAAAGAATACACCCTCCCCTCCGCtatctccacccatggactccacacCCAActtgatgaaaacttttgtgAAAGTCCACCATTATTTTCCTCGCTAGTGAAGGAGTGATAATAATtcaaatcacatgatcattgtgcaaaactgctgatcaattaataaaattaaaataaatgcactCAATGCGTACAGTGGCttatctggcactgctggaggatgtGGTCCACGGGAGACTCTGGAGGGAGTGCATCTTCAGAGAACTGCAAGACCTATAGGCAGGATTCCCCATGAGGATGAAGTGCTGCGATGGGAGAGCAAACGCAGTGCTATGGGAATGCGGACGAGGCTGCGGTGGGAGGGCGGACGCGATGCTGCGGGACAAGGAGGTGTCCCCAGCCTTACTCACCCAAGCCACAGCACCACCGACCAGTAAACACCCtgggactgatgaaaaatatggttttacttgaaattaaatattgtgaattacATATAGGTGTTTTACTAcctgatcatttttattatttcaaataaggaaatacaatttaatcCCATGCTTCTGACGCATAGTGCATCCGTGTCCCCCTCAGCCTCCGTTACAACACAAAAGGGTTCCCCAATGATCCTCCAGCTTTTTGCCTGAGGCTGAGCTCCGGTGCGCCCTGTTTAACAGTAGCTCTTCTTAACTCGTTTTGGTACACCCCGCGCAAAAGAGGGGCAGGGGAGGGGGAGATCTTTGCAACTCCAGGGACACACCCCCCAAAACGGTGCGTTCTGAAAGAGCTGGTTTATACAGGGTCATAAACCTCCCCTGTTGCttgattcatgttatgtttAGACCAAACCCCAAGACAGATATTTAGATCACAGAGACATGTTTAAAAGGTGTAAAATGGGTGTAATACAGTATGTCCCCTCTACCAAAATAAGGGAAACCAGGGTCCCCACACTtttatcacaattattttatttttaagaactttttCAAAGTTTTCATGACTTACTTCTGAATCACTAAGATCTATTCAAGGCCATTAGAGAGCAAAGAGGAGCGAGACTTTCCAGTGTACCAGAAGTCTGCAAGTGTGCCACGCTtagtagcaaaaatgtggcacaggCAAGTTGCGTCCATAACTTGTCAATCATATAGCATCGTATAATAGCGCAATTGCTTTGACAATGCATATTTTCCAGGCATTTCTAAAAGTTTGATATACCCTTCCGACCACTAACGCTCCCAGGCTTGTCTCAGCAACATGCAAACTAACTTATCTGCATGAATTTGTGAGATCTCGTGATTCTGTCGGAATGAtgcactttcactttgagataacgcttaacatctttggggtttaatatattttaatcattaaaataggctatatttccatTACTTTACAAGACTGGATAATtgctttttcaaattccattgctttttcaggaatttcatgaccgtaAGGACCCTGTCAAAGAGCCACTGCAATTACTTGCTTGTATCCCTGAGCAGGACGCATTCAGCTGTGGGGCCACGCAATCGCCGTGGACTGGGCGGAGCCTGAGGTGGAGGTGGACGAGGACACTATGGCAGCGGTGAAGATCCTCTACGTGAGAAACCTGATGCTGCACACCACTGAGGAGACCATAGAGAAAGAGTTCAACATCCAACCAGGTAAGGACATGTCCAAAACAGTGACGTGACCTCCCAAGAATCAAAGAGAATAAGCTTTGCCCCCATGTTTTAGTTTAGCAGACAAACGTTTTTAAAGGCTTGTGTAAGGAAAAGCTGATGTTTGTGTTGTAGGAGCGGTGGAGCGAGTGAAGAAGATCAGGGACTACGCCTTCGTCCACTTCAGTCAGAGAGATGACGCCATAAATGCCATGAAGGCTCTGAACGGAAAGGTTGGACTCTTTTCCTCTGCATGACTCGAGAGAATCAGATTTCATCTGGCGATCTTTGAGGGCTGACGGTGTCGTCCAGTGTTCTGATTCAAACCCAACCTCTCATTGTCTTCCCTGGTCCAGATCGTGGACGGTTCCCCCATTGAAGTGACTCTGGCCAAGCCGGTGGACAAAGACAGCTATGTTCGCTACACCAGAGGAACGGGGGGTCGAGGGGGGGCCCTGCTGCAGACGGACTACACCACTTACACCCTGGGACAGGTAGGACCCCAACGTCTGTGACATCAGAGGAGATAAATGACTTCCATCACCTCCATCCTCAGGTTTACGATCCCTCTGCAGCGTATCTTGGTGCGCCGGTTTTCTATGCCCCCCAGGCATATGCCGCCTTACCGGGGCCGTTCCGTTTCCCCGCCGTCAAAGCCCCTGTGGGAGGTCGAGGTCTGATCCGGCCACCGTCAATTCGAGGTGAGGATGCTCTTTCTTCTGTAAACGTCCATCTGAGTGAAATCAGGTCACCGCAATGTTTGCTTCAGCAACAATCAAACCAATCAGAGGTCGGACAAATTCAGAAAGTCCGTCGATTCGCTAGCCAAGTGTCAATCAAACCAACTGCCTGCAACTGCTCTGTAGCTACTGATGAGAGTATACAAGACGTTGCCGTGGTTACCACTGTTCACTCTGATTGGATAATTGTGACTGATTCTGCCTCCCGCTCAGATTTCCCGTGATTTGATTGATTTCACTGCCTTTTCGGTCTCCTGTAGAAATTTACATGACTGTACCTGTAGGGGCTGCCGGGGTGCGGGGGCTGGGTGGGCGGGGCTACCTGGCCTACACTGCAGGGGTCGGGGCCGTAGGTCGAGGAGGAAGTGGCGGGAGCGCCTCCTACTGCCTCAAGACAGACAAGCAGGCAGAGGAGAAGCTGTACGACCTGCTGCCCGGGATGGAGCTGACGCCCATGAACCCGGCAGCCATGAGCCTGAAGACCGCCGCAATCAAACCCGCGCCACAGGTAACACTGCATGCCTGCGCTAACGCCGACAGCAGCTGCTCTCACGGGGTTCTAATGTTTTCTCTCATGCTGTGGTCCGCCGGGTTCAGGTCCTGGAGGAGCTGTGTCAGAAGAATAACTGGGGACAGCCCGTCTACCAGCTCCACTCGGCCATCGGTCCAGATCAGAGACAACTGTTCCTCTACAAGATCACCATCCCCGCTCTGGCAACGCAGTACCCAAATGTGTGAGTACAAGTTAACTAACCAAAACTAGTTGTCAGATGCAGACAGAGGATTTATTTGGCCAAAGGTGTTTGGGGaacagaccggtctgggattaGGAAGTAAACAAGTTTTCAGCATGTGTCAGTAagtctgctgctgttcagtgcaCTCAGGGTTATGCATGatgctgatagcggtagtcataaccagggttctcgccagcactgttgagcgtagggaGCCTCTATGCTGTGATTTATATccccttttctgtttttttctgcctttttttaatCGATACCGTCATCAAAACAGTTGCACACAAAAGGCACTTCCAAGAGTGCATGGattgttttaactctttttcaATCTGCATAACTGAGAAACTCATACATAAGCCGCACCCTCCATTTACTACGGGTGATTTGCTTGGATGCTCCTGCcttcacctgaggacccctgcagccacttagctgcccagATATTGCCTGTGTACATCTGCTTTGTAAGGGCTCATACATATTCGTGCAGATATTTAATACTCATGCACTAAGCAATcccccctacgctgtgaaaaaTACCCGGTGAGAACCTTAATAAGGCAGAAGCCTTGGTGAGTGCCATCAGTGtatgatggtatctggcctgcttagggcagtctgaccagaacctACCtggagagagttctgtaattacatgTCACTCGGCCCATTAACCCTTTGCCGTGCGATGGTCTTTCCACAGACATCCCTTCACACCAACGAAGCTCTGCACCGCCGTGGACGAGGCCAAAACTCACGCAGCCGAACACGCCCTGCAGACCCTGGGCGTGCAGACGGAGGGCGCCACAGACACCAGCTGTGCCTCCGTGACCTTCCCAGGTATGTGAAGGTCCGTACCAAAGCCCACTAACACTTCAGTCCACCTCACACTAACAAACCAGTAGGAAGCACCGCAGCACAGTTCCAAACCAGTATTACTGGTGTATAGtggttttttggagtctttggGGGTTTACAAATTGATTTCAGCTGTTTTCAAAGTGATTTTAGgtatttttatattaatttaataCGCTCAGAATGATTTTAGTCTTTTAGGCTGAAACAGTGATTTCAGGTACTTTCAGAGTGGTTTAAAGCATCTTCGGGGTGACTTAAGGCGTTCATAATCATCGAAGGCTTCTTCAGAGTGATTTATGGCACTTTTAGGGGTGATTTCAGGTGTTTTAAAAATCATCTGAGGTATGAGTGATTTAAGTCTTTCagtgtgatttaaaaataaattcattttatttaaaagtgcctttaggccactttacaataaaaacagaataataaaaacagtgcaattcATTATAAATcagaatacaaaaaagaaaaaaaacaatgagattTATGATTTATGAAATGAGATGAAACATTGAACTATAGAGAATATGCAAATAGGTAGAGATGGGTTTGTAGTTTTAAGGTGTTTTCAGAGTGATTTATCAGATTTTTAGACAGAATGATTTAAGGCTTATTCAGAGTGATTTAGGGCAATTTATGGCACTTGTAAGGGTGGTTTCAGGTgtcttaaaaatgattatagaTATTTTCAGGGTGATTTAAGGCATATTCAAGGCATCCATAGTCATCTAAGGCCTTCTCAGATTGATTTAAGGCGTTCTCAGAGTGATTTAAGGCATTTTAGAGTAATACTGGTTGAGCTGCTGCGCTGTGCTCTGCTAGTTGAACACACTTCTCAAGCCTTCGACCTCTGGGCGTCTGTGTGCAGGTTACACTCTGGCGAGCGGCGCGTCGCCGGCTTCTCAGCTGAAGCAGGCGGTCTCTCTGGGTCAGGACCTCACCGCATTCACCACCTACGAGGGGTATCCAGCCTTTGCCGTGGCAACGCGCCACGCTGACGGTTACGGCGTTTTCTAAGGATTCTTGCTGGGTTTTGTACACGTGAGCTCTGATTGGTTAATGGGGGTCACGTGGTTCAGCTTCAGTCAGTTTTTCCCTGAAAGATCCAACAAACTCCACCCACGTCTCTCTCCTTTCATCCAATCCCGTCCCTGCGTTCAGTTCAACCCACAATGGAGCAGCTGTGATTGGCTGCAGACCTAatagttgttttgtttacatCGTTTACGTCAGATTTAAAATGGCACGTGACTGCCATTTCTGAGTCTTTTGATAGAAGTTTAGAAACACTGAGATCCCATTTGTTTGCTAAGCAGAGCCAGTATTAAAGTGTGTGCTGCACTTAAGGTTATTTTTGTACAATGGCAAGTTTTAAAGTATCACTGTGACCATCAGAGTGCATTGTGGGTATTCTGTCCTGTTGTCAAGGGGAAACcgctttaaagaaaataaaaaataaatctaatttaATGGAAAATAAAGAATCCATCCTGAGACACAAAAGGTTTGTcgtttgtgtttgaaatgctgATGTTTATCAGTGAGAACAAACCGTTTCCAGgtttcacattttaatttattaaagttcactttaaaaatatatatataaaaatgacaacGTTCCTCAAGTGCAGTAATTTAGGAAGTGACATCAAAACCTGCATTgtactttcaaaataagagtttcCCTGAGGTAGCCACAGAGAGggccttttattctgaaaatcaGCTCATCTACACCTTCAATTCCTATAGTGATTGCAGGTAATTTCAGAGAGGTTAGTGACTTAAGGCATTCATAGTCATTTAAGGATTTTTCAGGATGATTTATGGCACTTTCAGAGGTGATTTCAggtgtttttaaagtgatttaaggtatcttcatatttattttacacgCTCAGAGGTTTCaccttttaatttattaaagttcacttaaaaaaaaaatacaaaaatgtacaacaatGTTCCTCACGTGCAGTACTTTGCACCATTCTATTTAGGAAGTGACATCAAAACCTGCATTGtactttcacaataagagtttCCCTAAGGTAGCCACAGAGAGggccttttattctgaaaatctGCTCATCAACGTCTTCACTTCCTGGAATTCCAGCCAATGAAAAGCTTTCAAGACCcacatttaaatgataaaatcacaaatgacacacaataaaacacacacagactgaagTTCACGTTACATGGACCAAGGGCTGCTGTGATGCATTCAGGTGCTGCTCGGCGTTCCGTGTACTCTGAAGCGATAGAGGCAGGTGTAGACTGGATGACCCCAGTTTGACAAAACCTTCAGCTCGATGATATGGAACGTTTGGTGGTTCTCCTCCTGTGGTACAGAAGAACGTGAGGGTCAAAGCTTCAGGTTGTGAGGGTCCTCTTCCTGCTGGACTCACCATAACGCTGAACGTCTGCAGAGCGTCTCCATCCTGTTCGTACGTAAACGTTCCCAGCAGCGTCCCGTCTTCCTCCGCCTCTCCATGTAGACCctgaaagaagaagaggaaatgtAACTCCGAAGGTTTTCCATGTGGCCCCACCCTCTATGGCTAAGCATTACATAGACTTCAAAGTCTCGCGGTGCGCTGAGCAGCTTTCCGTCTGCCGTCAGCGCTTTGGGAATGTGCTCCAAGCTGAAGGACAACGGAAGGATCTCCATGGAGAGCCTGATCACCAGGAATCCCGAAGAGCCTCGGAAAGGCCAGCAGTTTCCCAAATGGATATTAGGCTGGAAGAACAGCAGAAAGGAAACAGAAATACTTTCAGAATAAGACTGAATCATTTCAATTTGTACGTCACGTTAGGAGCTGGATTTACAAATACTGTGCGTATGTGTGCGTGAGACCTGGATCACGACCCGAGGACTTTGGGAAAAATACCACAGAGGAAATCCGAAAAGAGTGAGCAGAGCTGTGTTCGTCTCGTACGTCTCAGAGCAGCGAGTACTAAGAATAGTGCCCCCTGCAGGCAGACACACTGCAGCGTCAGTAAAGatgcgcacacacatacacacaaacacactttctAACCTCCAGACTCCAGAGCGTAGTCGGCCATCCCGGTTCGGTCCTCGGAAAACCTCCTGAGAGCATCAGAAACAATCAGACGGACTTCCTGGAGGAAACAGACACATCACAGATGTATAAGAATGATCTGTTCATGTCCAATAGAAGACAAACGTCTCCACATTTTGTCTGTGCAGCAATAGTTTCATattctaaaataaatgtttttgttgtgttgttgctggtttgtgtagttgtgtgtcctTTTTAAGCTGATTTTGTGTATTGATGTCGTTTGctattttaatttttggttAGGGAAGAGTCCAGTAACACTTGTTATGGTTAGCACGTAGCCTTACTGTCTGGTTAAAGGCAAAAGGGGCAAGGCTACTGAGtcaaattaataaacacataaaccagacatgggcaactggcaaaccggggccacatgtggccctcagtcaaatttttgtggcccccaaagcaaatccccaaaaattgtaattcaataaGTTTTAAGGTATATGAAGCCCcccataatacacaaaaaaattaagagAGACTAAATGacttataaaacataaaatgacaacaaagacagacacaacaactaCTTAAattaaatgactacaaaaaaaacatcaattcaacacattacagaatagctcttaagacacacaaacttaagacaaacaaaaaagaccAAACCATTTTCTCCCACTGTATTAATATTCTCTGATTTGCATTCTGTAGCTTTCATGTTTACACCGCCATGACTCCGCCCTCACCTCTGATGTCACTGCATCCGCAGCGGTCTCCTCGGAGGTCTGTACAGTGTCCCTGTGGACCCGCTCAGCACTGATACTCAGCAGGATGCTCTGCTTCATAGACAACAGCGCCTCCTGCAGGTCTGAGATGCTGACGTAGCGTTCAGAAATCCACTGCAACAGCGACTCTGGCGTTACGGCGTATCCGCTCGCTGACTGACGGCCGTACAGCAGAGTGAGGACGTGGGGGCGGAGCTGAGAGGAGAGCTGAGTGGAAACCTGCAGAGAAACAGCAGTAGACAGTTCAACACAGGGGcgtcaaagtcattttagttcaggggccaaatacggaccggTTTGAtctcctaaaaatattgtggagttgcattgaatttgtgaatttgagatgtctacaactgaattattgggtaatttacacaataatttgtgttttctctatcatttttactgtcttctTTGTAATTTGAATGGGTTTTGAGGGAAaagttatttccacaatttttaaaaaaataagactgCAGCCCCAGCAAATATTAGGTAATTTGATCAAATTTGTATATTTGGAGGGACAAAGATAGCGACAAttaatatttggtaatttatgcaatgactcgtgttgtcatttttacttgttACTGTGGGCCGCATTGAATGATCTaaagggtcggatttggcccctgggccttgaatTTGACATGTGGTTTAACACCAGCTGCTGAACAaacatcctgacccaggattcaaaataaaagcaggaatCATTcaggcttttattgtgaagcaTCAGCCACTCCTCACCATCTGCTGGATGGCGGTGAGCTGCAGACACACGTCCTCACACTTCAGACTCTTCACCTCTCGCTTCACGTCTTCCAGAGACGTTTCCAGCCGAGAAAACTCGGCCagcaaagcatgatgggaaGAACTGAGCCCGGCCGCACTGAGGAGGTCAGAGTGGGAAGAAGTGGAGATGCTGAGAGGTGGAGACTTTGACGCTGAGGGAGGATACCTGTGAGCAGTCGGGAGCGTTTGAGTGGATGCGTCACCgctctgctgcagctgctgtaggAGAAACTACATTCATGACttctacacaaacaaacagaagaaaACTACACCTTTAAAAGGTAATCTGAATCGATTTTGGGTAATGAATTTgatcaaatattgaaaatgggTTTTTCCAAAACTAAAATCGGAATTCAATCTTAAATTAAATCAGGATCAAACCCTCAGCTTGTATTGTTTAAAACTTTTTAGTAGGATTTGGATAactctacaaaaaaataaaaaaagattattctgATCCCAGCAGTGTGTTGGATTTACGGTAGATATTCAGGAACAAAAGGTGATTTAAATTGAACTCCAACTGGTCagataaattacatttatgacacagtagatacatttatttatttatactttttcaACTGATTTTCAAAGCATACAGTTGAGTTTATTGACTAGTTCATACTACAGACCAATAAGGTGGAATTAAAATAATCTTCTCAAAGACTGTTCAATTGTAGCTTTAATTAGAAagttgatgtttaaaaaaatacagacaattTTTGAACAAAGATTTTTGGATGACAAAAGCATCCCTCATTGCATGTCCGGTCACTCTCTCATTCTGAGAGAAAGTCaaaggtttatttattcattttttataaaaactgtttcAAGGTTGAAATTTTAAGGTTGAATTTGAAGCATATGGAATGCATAtttgcttttttccccctctttagATGGGGCAGATTTGGTCTggcaaatatatattattaaatgtatttctattttcttttcatttcttcaAATAATTACCATTTGAGTGACCCCATGCTGGCCATCTACAACACACTATTTTTACACACATAGTAGCCATCAGTGTGATATGCTGTTTGATTTTAGAGCGCTCGTGATCTGGATTTTACAATCTTAAAAGGTTTGGATCTGGATCAGACTGATCTAATATCCATTTTTGCTTTGAACAACTGAGATACGGATTACGTGTTCCAGGATAGTAAAAGGGGATTTAAAATCCAGATTacactttttaaacaattaGGCCTTAGTGTTATCCTTGGCTAGTATTTCTAACCATGCTGGCGTCGCTCATTGTCTCCAGCAGCAGCTCAAGTCGCTCCAATCGTTTGTCTTGAGCAAACAGCTGCTCTGTGCTCTGCTGTCGCGTCTGAAACACACAGAACACGCAGAGCGAGACAGCATCAGTCCGTACGACACCAAACAGAACGTATGCCCTGAGAACGTGTCCGTCCTCACCTCCTCCAGCAGTGTCTGAACCTCCTCCAGTCGTCGCTCCATCGTCGACTCAACAAACATGTGACGCTCCTGTTGGAGCTccatcagcagcttcctgttcCTTAGCTCCGCCCCCCGACTGCCGAGTTCCACCCGCCGCACCAGAGCATCCAGACGACGCTCCAACGCTCCGAGCCGCTCCGACTGATCCTCCGTCACCTGAGGGACAGAGATCTGAGAACGTCCCTGCTAGGGATGGGCcatatatcgtgattcaagatatatcaagttttctattttgtcgatatagaaaatgacatatGAAGAcgtatctatatattttttaacttgtttttatttgtacaaatcaTCACATCATagaagtatttaatattattcatagagtccAGTCAACAGTGTCCTTTACCATTTGTCCATATTTTAGGAGTGTTTgatttctctacttctcagaacagcaagacaagctcagttagatggattgctgagtgcgtcctaatccagaccttaccctaaacaagtcacactacagaactcacttacacgtgctgtcccttagaggaaaaaaaaccataattgtcacatattgtgcagctgtttggaAATATTGTAGCAAATTTagcccagaattgtctttctggtcagactttgagttaaaaatatcaatttaTATGGTATATCACCGTTGAGATAAAACTATtgagatataagttttggtccatatcacccagccctaactAAGGGCACTATAGTTGGGAAAATTGAACCTCATTTTACAAGATTTTgggataaacacatttacagaatAATGATGCTGACAAGTAAAAAGGCAATTATCAGAAAGTGGATGAAGGAGGAGGTACTAAAGGTTGACAACTGTATTCAAGTTATGCACAATTTATGTGATGGAAACGTAAATTACTCCATAAGGCTAGATTTGGGAATATTCGAAAACATTTgggaaaattggttaaaatattaTGGTCTTCTTACggaaaaaaacctaataaatttcaagtattaaaaaaaaaaaaaaaaaaaaaggaatagaaAAACGAACACACCGATTCCATTGCTACAGAAGTTAAtatgtactttttattttgtttttcggTTGTTattatggttttgtttttatgtttatgaaTAGGTACGttctattgtttgtttattttttgacttaGAGAAAATATGAGGAagaatgtaattttttatttcaggaTGATGTCAGTAAAAAGGACTTTAAAAAGCCATTACCTACCTGTTGTATGGAGATTGTATGCTGAGATGTTTCAATAAAAGCAGACTCTGCCGCCTTTATCTTCTCAGCTCCGCCCCCTGGTGGCCTGCTGGAAGTCTCTGGTACGTGAGCGACGGCGCTCTGTTCAGAGTTTTTCGTGGATGGGAAGACGAAGCTCAGACCGAAGCAGCAGAGCCCTGAGAGCATCGAGAGTCAGTCTGACCTCCAGCTGTGACATCACTACCATCATCGATCTGAGGCACTCAcagatcagcagcagcagcagagggatgaccagcagggggcgccacACAGCAAACCTGAAGAGTAATGAGTAAGTGACGTGATTTAATATCTTAAATATTCAACCTGTGGTTCACAGTCAAACTCACGTGTCATGGCAGTGAACGCAGAGCCGCCGAAGGTAGCCAATCAGTGTCCCACCTGCACACAGAGGGGGCGGAGTTAGTGATCAGCTGGAAAAACGAAAAGGTCGACGGAGGAAAAGCGACGAGTCGGCAGCTCTGCATGCAAGAGGAGGGGGCGGGGTCAGAAGTCAGAGAGTGCTCTGAAACACCACGCCGCGAGTATTTAAACAGTGAATCCATGcaataatattctcaaatgtcAAACTAATGTGCAGCAGAAACAGATACAGTGCTGTttgctgccccctgctggtcagATCTGGTTCTGTATTTTATGGAACTGCAGCTACTCTTactgaataattaataattacattatttatttttgaagcaCTGTGCTGGTTTAATGTGTGCAAGAATGAATGTATGTTTGAGATGTTGGGATCAGGATTGAACCAGGAGAAGAAAAACTGGTTTCTGTGGGTGTTTCACTGTGTATTGAAGATTACGTgagtttcatggatcaaatgagcaaaTGTTGATTTTCTACTTGGTCAGTTTCTCACTTAAAactcagaactttcaaaggtgaagaatcaacagagatatttagccttagtgtgcttcaggtttttgtccttgtaggttGCAAATGCATATTTGGAAACTTGAAAGtttcatcatcctaatcatacttatagtatatagtagagagtatatactcattgtgtgtagtgtatagtaagTTAGTATGCTATTTTGAACAAAGCCATTTTCTCTGTAATAACAATTAACCTTTATGTTCAATAACTAATAAAATGATGTCAAAgcagtaattttttttggtcCTTGTAAGGTGTGTCCAGAAGATCAACCAAACTGGTTCTCACTAACTGGAACCAGTTCTACATCTAGTAGCAGCAGCCCAGAAGCAGCAAAGTGTTCTCTTAAAGAGGAGAAAATtcggggtcaaaggtcagaagCAGGAGAGCAGAGTCGGATCGGCTCAGGGCGGAGCTTAACCTGCAGCACATCCAACGCTCCACACGTAgcatgagaacctgcaaaccacAGGCCACAGCCAGGACAACAGTGTCCCAGTCCCAGAGAGTACCTGGCCTGGAGGGAGGACAGACAGCAAAGAGGACTACTGACCTACTGACCACAGGGTGTGTGTTAATGATTTATAGATGTCTGACAAAGATTTACATTAAGCTATATATGTTAATGTGAGTTAAtgggatccttcactgtttttacaaatttggcctaaaatcttctaaatgtccttattagtagatttatgtgtaacaaaacacattattatgatctaaaaagcaggctgaatgcttcactccaatagaaaacaatgcaatatttacaggaaaatggggccatgtgacatcaatcacatgatttcaagttGGAGGaaaaggctctaaaactgtgagatcccattttaaaagttaattaaaagaatatgatgcaaaattatgtatttttgttaggcatagatctacttgtttttaggccacatttgtataaacagtggaggatccctttagtGAAGTGTGGTAAAATAAAATCATCTGAGCCACTAGAGGGCACTAGTATTGGGGATTTAACCTGTGAGCAAGGCAGCGCTGCACGTCAGCTCCAACAGTCTGGAAACCACAGAAGAGCCCACAACCTCCAGGCGCTGCTTCTC from Gouania willdenowi chromosome 19, fGouWil2.1, whole genome shotgun sequence includes the following:
- the LOC114481083 gene encoding SUN domain-containing protein 2-like isoform X3 encodes the protein MSRCSLRLDNSLPISSSSFSVGASSRSRSLRLRRSSLSESLLRPPAGRSSLLSSSSDVSDASLLSSLLDESSFQESTLLQSFWGLDHDVDANGGAIVSQQTAAHVTADVRPPCRSYCDSSSEETETCTIYTRGRSRRSRTDVVLSGVQRSSRAAAHFLSLPVLTCWAWLRSKVTDGGGASCDLDATMTPEDEGHAHDSLCDDCQEKQRLEVVGSSVVSRLLELTCSAALLTGGTLIGYLRRLCVHCHDTFAVWRPLLVIPLLLLLIWLCCFGLSFVFPSTKNSEQSAVAHVPETSSRPPGGGAEKIKAAESAFIETSQHTISIQQISVPQVTEDQSERLGALERRLDALVRRVELGSRGAELRNRKLLMELQQERHMFVESTMERRLEEVQTLLEETRQQSTEQLFAQDKRLERLELLLETMSDASMQLQQSGDASTQTLPTAHRYPPSASKSPPLSISTSSHSDLLSAAGLSSSHHALLAEFSRLETSLEDVKREVKSLKCEDVCLQLTAIQQMVSTQLSSQLRPHVLTLLYGRQSASGYAVTPESLLQWISERYVSISDLQEALLSMKQSILLSISAERVHRDTVQTSEETAADAVTSEEVRLIVSDALRRFSEDRTGMADYALESGGGTILSTRCSETYETNTALLTLFGFPLWYFSQSPRVVIQPNIHLGNCWPFRGSSGFLVIRLSMEILPLSFSLEHIPKALTADGKLLSAPRDFEVYGLHGEAEEDGTLLGTFTYEQDGDALQTFSVMEENHQTFHIIELKVLSNWGHPVYTCLYRFRVHGTPSST
- the LOC114481083 gene encoding SUN domain-containing protein 1-like isoform X1 produces the protein MSRCSLRLDNSLPISSSSFSVGASSRSRSLRLRRSSLSESLLRPPAGRSSLLSSSSDVSDASLLSSLLDESSFQESTLLQSFWGLDHDVDANGGAIVSQQTAAHVTADVRPPCRSYCDSSSEETETCTIYTRGRSRRSRTDVVLSGVQRSSRAAAHFLSLPVLTCWAWLRSKVTDGGGASCDLDATMTPEDEGHAHDSLCDDCQEKQRLEVVGSSVVSRLLELTCSAALLTGQVLSGTGTLLSWLWPVVCRFSCYVWSVGCAAGGTLIGYLRRLCVHCHDTFAVWRPLLVIPLLLLLIWLCCFGLSFVFPSTKNSEQSAVAHVPETSSRPPGGGAEKIKAAESAFIETSQHTISIQQISVPQVTEDQSERLGALERRLDALVRRVELGSRGAELRNRKLLMELQQERHMFVESTMERRLEEVQTLLEETRQQSTEQLFAQDKRLERLELLLETMSDASMQLQQSGDASTQTLPTAHRYPPSASKSPPLSISTSSHSDLLSAAGLSSSHHALLAEFSRLETSLEDVKREVKSLKCEDVCLQLTAIQQMVSTQLSSQLRPHVLTLLYGRQSASGYAVTPESLLQWISERYVSISDLQEALLSMKQSILLSISAERVHRDTVQTSEETAADAVTSEEVRLIVSDALRRFSEDRTGMADYALESGGGTILSTRCSETYETNTALLTLFGFPLWYFSQSPRVVIQPNIHLGNCWPFRGSSGFLVIRLSMEILPLSFSLEHIPKALTADGKLLSAPRDFEVYGLHGEAEEDGTLLGTFTYEQDGDALQTFSVMEENHQTFHIIELKVLSNWGHPVYTCLYRFRVHGTPSST